In the genome of Chitinivibrionales bacterium, one region contains:
- a CDS encoding response regulator: MPVHSAQAIVQPYAFLYKTLTLLFVDDDPVLLELYQTHFSDIPVYRVFTAASSADACRIFKEHAPVNLCVQDMGITDMGDELFLIREYSPQTAFIVLTGCSSAEKGWLATAAGAKAVLDKPQGAFDLMPFAARYSVGNLLCPDRCMQGDYLMRRSVDALFDYSPKNVGEWQQAAGITDRYLRKIWRKYRKVPAHYALFLHRTYCRALSYMAQAAEDTEAPPVLDNAEHDRSREYFLANRRLLGPFYSVN, from the coding sequence ATGCCGGTGCACTCCGCTCAAGCAATTGTCCAGCCCTATGCGTTCCTGTACAAAACGCTCACCCTTCTTTTTGTGGACGATGATCCCGTGCTGCTTGAGCTGTACCAGACGCATTTTTCAGACATTCCCGTGTACCGCGTTTTCACCGCCGCGAGCTCGGCCGACGCCTGCCGGATTTTCAAGGAACACGCGCCGGTCAATCTGTGCGTGCAGGACATGGGAATCACCGACATGGGCGACGAATTGTTCCTGATACGGGAATACTCGCCGCAAACCGCGTTTATCGTGCTCACCGGCTGTTCGTCGGCGGAAAAAGGCTGGCTGGCGACCGCGGCGGGGGCCAAGGCAGTCCTTGACAAACCGCAGGGCGCGTTCGACCTGATGCCGTTTGCCGCCCGCTACAGCGTGGGCAACCTGCTCTGCCCCGACCGCTGCATGCAGGGCGATTACCTCATGAGGCGCAGCGTTGACGCGCTGTTCGACTACTCGCCGAAAAACGTGGGGGAGTGGCAGCAGGCGGCCGGCATCACCGATAGGTACCTCAGGAAAATCTGGCGCAAGTACCGCAAGGTCCCGGCACACTACGCGCTTTTTCTCCACCGCACGTATTGCCGCGCGCTCTCGTACATGGCGCAGGCCGCGGAAGACACCGAAGCGCCGCCGGTCCTCGATAATGCCGAACATGACCGCAGCAGGGAATATTTTCTCGCGAACCGGCGACTGCTGGGCCCCTTTTATTCCGTCAACTGA
- a CDS encoding glycoside hydrolase family 88 protein, protein MKIRTMCVVIGACALLYKGYAQPEFTPDSVKNMCKRVARGRLKANLYNGWQVGTYFEGIMALYSLTNDKQYLDSAVAWGTYNKWLSAYNNPTATPKQDTFPVSFDDVCCYQAYLETYLADPSPANLPHIQAALSYIRYYTYDTCPNTCAAAAWPIIDQYHMAAPIYPRAAVVLNDPVIYDSVYHFSVENATRHYNVKMHLFNSNCSDTNVTRQWWGRGCGWGVCGTCRLHQYLPPDHPGRAWCEQKIRETCAELLTLQNQSDGMWRSELFTPAWNKEASGSGFFCYEFFYALRNGIIDTATYLVPAKKAWKGLIGCVGVDPANPDLPGWSQGVGGGPSNNFGPTNHDEYTEGAFLMAGDQFYKFLVNGIAGTVPAASKLGKTPALEIRCAIGRGHSLDIPATATGVECYTLTGRRIFALYNLTPARRRLFASQAAMQNGVMIVKFLYEK, encoded by the coding sequence ATGAAAATAAGAACCATGTGCGTGGTAATTGGGGCGTGTGCGTTGCTGTATAAGGGGTACGCGCAGCCCGAATTTACGCCGGACAGCGTCAAGAACATGTGCAAGCGCGTCGCCAGGGGCCGTCTCAAGGCGAACCTCTACAACGGGTGGCAGGTCGGCACGTACTTTGAAGGCATCATGGCGCTGTATAGCTTGACAAACGATAAGCAGTACCTCGACAGCGCCGTGGCGTGGGGTACCTATAACAAATGGCTTTCGGCGTACAACAATCCCACGGCCACGCCCAAACAGGACACCTTCCCGGTCAGTTTCGACGATGTCTGCTGCTACCAGGCATATCTGGAAACCTATCTGGCCGATCCCAGTCCCGCGAATCTGCCTCACATTCAGGCCGCGCTCAGCTACATACGCTACTATACGTACGATACGTGTCCGAACACCTGCGCCGCCGCTGCATGGCCGATCATCGACCAGTACCACATGGCGGCGCCGATCTATCCGCGCGCCGCAGTTGTTCTCAACGATCCGGTCATCTATGATTCGGTGTATCATTTCTCGGTCGAGAACGCGACGCGCCACTATAATGTCAAGATGCACCTTTTCAATTCGAATTGCAGCGATACGAACGTCACGCGCCAGTGGTGGGGCCGCGGGTGCGGATGGGGCGTGTGCGGGACCTGCAGGCTGCACCAATACCTGCCGCCCGACCACCCGGGCCGCGCCTGGTGCGAACAGAAAATAAGGGAGACCTGCGCGGAACTTCTGACGCTGCAGAACCAGTCTGACGGCATGTGGCGCAGTGAACTGTTTACCCCGGCCTGGAACAAGGAGGCGAGCGGTTCCGGTTTCTTCTGCTACGAATTCTTTTACGCTTTACGGAACGGAATCATCGACACGGCCACGTACCTCGTGCCCGCCAAGAAAGCGTGGAAAGGCCTTATCGGCTGCGTGGGCGTTGATCCGGCGAATCCCGATTTGCCCGGATGGTCGCAGGGCGTCGGCGGCGGGCCGAGCAACAACTTCGGCCCCACCAACCACGACGAATACACCGAAGGCGCCTTTCTCATGGCGGGCGACCAGTTCTACAAATTTCTTGTCAACGGAATAGCCGGGACCGTGCCCGCGGCCTCCAAACTCGGAAAAACGCCTGCGCTGGAAATCCGCTGCGCTATCGGCAGAGGACACAGTCTTGACATTCCGGCAACCGCGACCGGCGTTGAATGCTATACCCTTACGGGCCGGAGAATATTCGCCCTATACAATCTGACACCGGCCCGGCGGCGCCTGTTCGCATCGCAAGCCGCGATGCAAAACGGCGTGATGATCGTTAAGTTTCTTTATGAGAAATAA